A window from Mesorhizobium sp. WSM2240 encodes these proteins:
- a CDS encoding FkbM family methyltransferase gives MRIESDLEHWIRWHLYRKRKNSGRSGALREFHEYLRKLPAGSVCVDCGANLGNITYLMRRKGSRVIAFEPDPVAVKILKRRFTNDPGITIIEKAVGGANRKAMFYQRPDVAGDIKHTKGSSLIKKRAHLDVAVAEVDVIDLPEFIVSLGDPVALLKVDIEGAEAELLEALLHKGVHRSIGQIYVETHERFSPELARRIADIRRQIQVEKITNINLDWT, from the coding sequence ATGCGTATAGAAAGCGACTTAGAACATTGGATCCGGTGGCATCTCTACAGGAAGCGGAAGAACTCCGGGAGGAGCGGCGCGCTCCGCGAGTTCCACGAATATCTTCGCAAATTGCCCGCGGGCTCGGTCTGCGTTGATTGTGGAGCAAATCTCGGCAATATTACCTATCTGATGCGTCGCAAAGGGTCCCGTGTCATCGCCTTCGAGCCGGACCCGGTCGCTGTCAAAATCCTCAAGCGCCGTTTCACCAATGACCCCGGCATAACGATAATCGAAAAGGCGGTTGGCGGCGCAAATCGAAAGGCGATGTTTTATCAACGGCCGGACGTAGCTGGAGACATCAAGCATACTAAGGGGTCGTCTCTCATCAAAAAGAGAGCGCATCTCGATGTCGCCGTAGCCGAAGTGGATGTGATCGACCTGCCTGAGTTCATCGTGAGCCTTGGTGATCCCGTGGCGTTGCTCAAAGTCGATATAGAGGGCGCCGAGGCCGAGCTTTTGGAAGCGCTATTGCATAAAGGAGTTCATCGAAGCATTGGCCAAATCTACGTCGAAACGCATGAACGTTTCTCGCCCGAACTTGCCAGGCGTATCGCAGACATCCGGCGCCAGATTCAGGTCGAGAAAATCACCAACATCAATTTGGATTGGACGTGA
- the lgt gene encoding prolipoprotein diacylglyceryl transferase — protein sequence MTDYLLLPLAALPFPNIDPVIVQIGPLAIHWYGLAYIVGILFAYWYAKRLVTNSRLWAGGELPMKPEDLDDFLVWAAIGVVVGGRVGYILFYDFARYLANPLDMLAVWQGGMSFHGGFAGTTLAMILFARSRGISVWSLFDVVAAGAPVALGLVRGTNFINSELWGRPTDVPWAFVFPNGGPLARHPSQLYEAALEGLLLFLLLRLLTHSLLKLKTPGFVAGAFVAGYGASRIFVEFFREPDQHIGYLLGDWLTMGMVLSTPMVIAGIWMMARAKRTAAPSPA from the coding sequence TTGACCGATTATCTGCTCCTGCCGCTTGCTGCGCTGCCATTTCCGAACATTGATCCGGTCATCGTCCAGATCGGACCCTTGGCTATTCATTGGTATGGCCTCGCCTATATCGTCGGCATCCTCTTCGCTTACTGGTACGCCAAGCGGCTGGTGACCAATTCCCGGCTTTGGGCCGGTGGCGAGTTGCCGATGAAACCGGAGGACCTCGACGATTTTCTGGTGTGGGCCGCTATCGGCGTGGTGGTGGGCGGCCGCGTCGGTTACATATTGTTCTACGATTTCGCGCGTTATCTGGCCAACCCGTTGGATATGTTGGCAGTCTGGCAGGGCGGCATGTCGTTTCATGGCGGCTTTGCCGGAACCACGCTCGCCATGATCCTGTTCGCCCGTTCGCGCGGCATCAGTGTGTGGAGCTTGTTCGATGTCGTAGCCGCAGGCGCGCCGGTGGCACTCGGACTCGTTCGCGGCACCAACTTCATCAACTCCGAACTTTGGGGCAGGCCGACCGACGTCCCCTGGGCGTTTGTATTCCCGAATGGCGGACCGCTGGCGCGCCATCCAAGCCAACTCTATGAGGCGGCGCTGGAAGGGCTTTTGCTATTCCTTTTGCTGCGCCTGCTCACCCATTCGCTGCTCAAGCTGAAGACGCCGGGCTTCGTCGCCGGCGCGTTCGTCGCCGGTTACGGCGCGTCGCGCATCTTCGTCGAATTTTTCCGCGAGCCGGACCAGCATATCGGCTATTTGCTCGGCGACTGGCTGACCATGGGCATGGTGTTGTCGACCCCGATGGTCATTGCCGGAATCTGGATGATGGCGAGGGCGAAAAGGACCGCCGCGCCAAGCCCGGCATGA
- a CDS encoding class I SAM-dependent methyltransferase, with product MTRLKERIAALIQVSGPISVAEYMALCLFDPEDGYYTNREPFGVEGDFVTAPEISQMFGELVGVWLRAAWDAIGQPLPVTVAEIGPGRGTLMKDVLRTLSRLGPGFSVEADFAMIETSPRLVEIQKETLGPVGAGAQWHASVDSLAPQPLLIVGNELFDAVPIRQYVRAGGKWRERAVGLDEAGGLTFVAGAGAPDPFLLPPDADSAPEGAVIELSPARTALMETITERIAGHGGAGLFFDYGYTSPALGDTLQALRKHEYDDVLAHPGGADLTAHVDFAALAAVARQRGLDAHIMTQGDFLLAMGLLERAGRLGADAGLATRERLSGEVERLAGPDQMGNLFKVLAITPRATAVPPFVPSD from the coding sequence ATGACGCGGCTGAAGGAGCGAATTGCAGCTCTAATCCAGGTCAGTGGACCGATCAGCGTCGCCGAGTACATGGCGCTCTGCCTGTTCGATCCCGAGGACGGCTACTACACCAATCGCGAGCCGTTCGGCGTCGAAGGCGATTTCGTCACCGCACCCGAAATCAGCCAGATGTTCGGCGAACTGGTCGGCGTATGGCTGCGAGCCGCGTGGGACGCGATCGGGCAGCCATTGCCGGTGACCGTTGCGGAGATCGGCCCCGGGCGCGGCACGCTGATGAAGGATGTGTTGCGCACGCTTTCAAGGCTTGGCCCCGGATTCTCAGTCGAAGCCGATTTCGCGATGATCGAAACAAGCCCGAGACTTGTCGAGATCCAGAAGGAGACGCTCGGACCGGTCGGCGCCGGCGCCCAGTGGCACGCTTCCGTCGACAGTCTCGCCCCGCAGCCACTGCTCATTGTCGGCAACGAACTCTTCGACGCCGTTCCGATCCGCCAGTATGTCCGTGCCGGCGGCAAATGGCGCGAGCGAGCGGTTGGTCTTGATGAAGCCGGCGGCCTGACCTTTGTGGCGGGAGCCGGCGCGCCGGATCCGTTCCTGCTGCCGCCGGATGCCGACAGCGCGCCCGAGGGCGCTGTCATCGAGCTTTCCCCGGCTCGAACCGCGCTGATGGAGACGATAACCGAGCGTATCGCCGGCCATGGCGGAGCCGGCCTGTTCTTCGATTATGGCTACACCTCGCCTGCACTCGGCGACACGCTGCAGGCTCTCCGAAAGCACGAATATGACGACGTGCTCGCCCACCCTGGCGGCGCAGACCTGACCGCACATGTCGATTTTGCCGCTCTTGCCGCAGTTGCACGTCAACGCGGTCTTGACGCTCATATCATGACCCAGGGCGATTTCCTGCTGGCGATGGGATTGCTTGAGCGCGCCGGGCGTCTCGGCGCAGATGCTGGCCTTGCGACGCGCGAGCGCCTGTCCGGCGAGGTCGAGCGTCTTGCCGGCCCCGACCAGATGGGAAACCTGTTCAAGGTGCTCGCCATCACGCCGCGCGCGACTGCCGTTCCACCCTTCGTTCCTTCGGATTGA
- the pgeF gene encoding peptidoglycan editing factor PgeF: MITDSKPEPLRSPLLAKAEAQGIRHGFFTRVGGVSEGIYRGLNIGVGSNDDPARVRENRRRVAEWMGVTPDSLLSVYQVHSPDVIVATGPFPDPRPQADAIVTDRPGLALGASSADCGPVLFADPEARVIGAAHAGWKGALAGVLENTVDAMEKLGAMRERIVAVLGPSIGPDNYEVGAEFVARFAEANRDNEKYFRPSRNGGHSMFDLNGYTLDRLRKAGVAAEGLDRCTYAEEDLFYSYRRTTHRREADYGRQISAIVLEEI, from the coding sequence ATGATAACCGACTCGAAGCCGGAGCCGCTCCGGTCACCTTTGCTTGCAAAGGCGGAAGCACAAGGCATCCGCCACGGCTTTTTCACCCGCGTCGGCGGCGTTTCTGAAGGCATTTACCGGGGCCTCAACATCGGCGTTGGTTCGAACGACGATCCGGCACGAGTGCGGGAAAATCGCCGCCGCGTGGCCGAGTGGATGGGTGTCACGCCGGATTCGCTGCTGTCGGTCTATCAGGTCCATTCGCCGGACGTAATCGTCGCCACCGGCCCCTTTCCCGACCCGCGGCCGCAGGCCGACGCTATCGTGACCGACCGGCCCGGGCTGGCGCTCGGCGCTTCCTCGGCCGATTGCGGGCCGGTGCTGTTTGCCGACCCCGAGGCGCGTGTGATCGGCGCGGCCCACGCCGGATGGAAGGGGGCGCTCGCCGGAGTGCTCGAAAACACGGTCGACGCCATGGAGAAATTGGGCGCCATGCGCGAACGCATCGTCGCCGTGCTCGGCCCTTCTATCGGACCCGACAATTACGAAGTCGGAGCCGAGTTCGTCGCGCGATTCGCCGAAGCTAACAGGGATAACGAAAAATATTTCAGGCCGTCTCGTAACGGCGGCCACTCGATGTTCGACCTCAACGGCTATACGCTCGACCGGCTACGCAAGGCAGGCGTTGCGGCGGAAGGCCTCGACCGCTGCACCTATGCCGAGGAGGACCTTTTCTATTCCTATCGCCGCACCACCCACCGTAGGGAGGCCGATTACGGCAGGCAGATTTCGGCAATCGTTCTGGAGGAGATTTGA
- a CDS encoding Xaa-Pro peptidase family protein: MALHFERSEFDARRDRLMIEMAEKKLDAILLFAQESMYWLTGYDTFGFCFFQCLVLKADGSMVLLTRSADLRQARHTSTIENIVVWTDRADANPALDLRNLLNELDLLGARIGVEYDTHGLTAFNGRRLDEQLQTFGQIADASGIVQRLRLFKSPAEIRKAEKAANLADDAFDAALGLIKQGADEGAILAAMQSAIFAGGGDYPANEFIIGSGADALLCRYKAGRRKLLKNDQLTLEWAGVFHHYHAAMMRTVLTGRVSKRHQELFDASRDALMAVEKAMTPGNTFGDVFDAHARTLEAHGLTKHRLNACGYSLGARFTPSWMDMPMFYQGNPEPIAPNMTLFAHMIIMDSETETAMTLGRTYLTTDSQPRPLSRHDLDLIVK, translated from the coding sequence ATGGCGCTGCATTTTGAACGATCGGAATTCGACGCGCGCCGCGACCGGCTGATGATCGAGATGGCCGAAAAGAAGCTCGACGCCATTCTGCTGTTCGCGCAGGAAAGCATGTACTGGCTGACTGGTTACGACACGTTCGGCTTCTGCTTCTTCCAATGCCTCGTTCTGAAGGCGGACGGCTCGATGGTGCTCCTGACCCGGTCGGCCGACCTGCGCCAGGCGCGTCACACATCCACGATCGAAAACATCGTCGTTTGGACCGACCGCGCCGACGCCAATCCGGCGCTCGACCTGCGCAATCTGCTGAACGAACTGGACCTCCTGGGCGCGCGCATCGGCGTGGAATACGACACCCACGGCCTAACCGCCTTCAACGGCCGCCGGCTCGACGAGCAATTGCAGACATTCGGCCAGATCGCCGATGCCTCCGGCATCGTCCAGCGCCTGCGCCTGTTCAAGAGTCCGGCCGAAATCAGGAAGGCGGAAAAGGCGGCCAATCTCGCCGACGACGCATTCGATGCGGCCCTGGGATTGATCAAGCAGGGCGCAGACGAAGGCGCAATACTGGCCGCAATGCAGAGCGCGATCTTTGCCGGCGGCGGAGATTATCCCGCCAACGAGTTCATCATCGGATCGGGCGCCGATGCGCTGCTCTGCCGCTACAAAGCCGGTCGCCGCAAGCTCCTGAAGAACGATCAGTTGACGCTCGAATGGGCCGGTGTGTTCCACCACTACCACGCAGCAATGATGCGCACGGTTCTCACCGGCCGGGTGTCGAAGCGACATCAGGAACTGTTCGACGCCTCGCGTGACGCGCTCATGGCCGTCGAGAAGGCGATGACACCGGGCAATACCTTCGGCGACGTTTTCGACGCGCATGCGCGGACGCTGGAGGCGCACGGCCTGACGAAGCACCGGCTCAACGCCTGCGGCTATTCACTGGGCGCGCGCTTCACGCCGTCATGGATGGATATGCCGATGTTCTACCAGGGCAACCCGGAGCCAATAGCGCCGAACATGACGCTGTTTGCCCATATGATCATAATGGACTCTGAGACCGAGACAGCGATGACGCTCGGCCGCACCTATCTGACGACGGATTCGCAGCCAAGGCCGCTTTCGCGCCATGATCTCGACTTGATCGTGAAGTGA
- a CDS encoding ribose-phosphate pyrophosphokinase, whose protein sequence is MKLFAGNSNRVLAEAVARYLNVPIGKASVRRFADQEIFVEIQENVRGEDVFILQSTSFPTNDHLMELLIMIDAFMRSSARRITAVIPYFGYARQDRRASGRTPISAKLVANMITRAGVDRVLTLDLHAGQIQGFFDIPTDNLFAVPVMARDVKAKYKQLANVMVVSPDVGGVVRARALAKRIDAQLAIVDKRRERPGESEVMNVIGDVRGKDCLLIDDIVDSGGTLCNAADALLANGATSVTAYITHAVLSGGAAARIAASKLQELVITDSIQPTSAIEAAHNIRVVSIADLIGEAISRTATEESVSSLFD, encoded by the coding sequence ATGAAACTCTTCGCGGGCAATTCCAACCGGGTGCTGGCCGAAGCGGTCGCCCGCTATCTCAATGTACCGATCGGCAAAGCCAGCGTGCGGCGCTTCGCCGACCAGGAAATTTTCGTCGAGATCCAGGAGAATGTCCGCGGCGAGGATGTCTTCATCCTGCAGTCGACCTCGTTCCCGACCAACGATCATCTGATGGAACTTCTCATCATGATCGACGCGTTCATGCGCTCATCGGCGCGCCGCATCACCGCCGTCATTCCGTATTTCGGCTATGCGCGGCAGGATCGCCGAGCCTCCGGCCGCACGCCGATCTCGGCGAAGCTGGTCGCGAACATGATCACCCGCGCCGGCGTCGACCGCGTGCTGACACTCGATCTGCACGCCGGCCAGATCCAGGGCTTTTTCGACATCCCGACCGACAATCTGTTCGCAGTCCCGGTGATGGCGCGCGACGTCAAGGCCAAGTACAAGCAGCTCGCCAACGTCATGGTCGTCTCGCCGGATGTCGGCGGCGTGGTTCGCGCCCGTGCGCTTGCCAAGCGCATCGATGCGCAGTTGGCGATCGTCGACAAGCGCCGCGAACGCCCAGGCGAGTCGGAAGTGATGAACGTCATCGGCGATGTTCGCGGCAAGGATTGCCTGCTGATCGACGATATCGTCGATTCCGGCGGCACGCTGTGCAACGCCGCCGACGCACTTCTCGCCAACGGCGCCACCAGTGTCACCGCCTACATCACCCACGCCGTACTGTCCGGCGGCGCTGCCGCCCGCATTGCGGCATCGAAGCTCCAGGAACTGGTTATCACGGATTCGATCCAGCCGACCTCCGCAATAGAGGCGGCACACAACATCCGCGTCGTATCCATCGCCGATCTCATCGGCGAAGCGATCTCCCGGACGGCCACCGAGGAATCGGTCTCGAGCCTGTTCGACTGA
- the chrA gene encoding chromate efflux transporter, translated as MDIQARRHAGPSFSEATKTFAKIGLLSFGGPAGQIALMHRILVDEKRWLDEPRFLHALNYCMLLPGPEAMQLATYAGWLLHGVRGGLVAGLLFVLPGAVVIALLSALYLTVGDVPLVQGMLFGLKAAVLAVVLEALIKVSKRALKNWTMVALAVAAFIAIAFLKLPFPLIIAAAALIGVFLDKAGALAEANAKTAASELHMRIEMPEWARPNWRRFLATLAVWLAIWFVPLFALHAALGSANVFAVEASFFSTMATVTFGGAYAVLAYVAQQAVEVYGWLRPDEMLTGLGLAETTPGPLILVLVFVGFLGGARLSGLDALTGGVLGAAVTLWFTFVPCFLWIFVGAPYVETVRNVRWLASALSAVTAAVVGIIANLAVWFALHVLFAHVGEWVIGPFVLPKPDLATIDLAAAAIAIAAGIALIRYHRNMIAVLVAAALAGMIWTLV; from the coding sequence ATGGATATTCAAGCACGCCGGCACGCCGGCCCGTCATTTTCGGAAGCAACGAAAACTTTCGCCAAGATCGGCCTTCTGTCGTTTGGCGGGCCGGCCGGGCAGATCGCGCTGATGCATCGCATTCTCGTCGACGAGAAACGCTGGCTGGACGAGCCGCGCTTCCTGCATGCGCTGAACTACTGCATGCTGCTGCCCGGCCCCGAGGCCATGCAATTGGCGACCTATGCCGGCTGGCTCCTTCACGGGGTGCGGGGCGGACTTGTCGCCGGCCTGCTTTTCGTCCTGCCCGGCGCGGTCGTCATTGCGCTTCTCTCCGCGCTTTACCTGACCGTCGGCGACGTGCCCCTGGTGCAGGGTATGCTGTTCGGATTGAAGGCGGCGGTGCTAGCCGTGGTGCTGGAAGCGCTGATCAAGGTCTCGAAACGTGCGCTCAAGAATTGGACAATGGTGGCGCTGGCCGTAGCGGCCTTCATTGCAATCGCGTTTCTGAAACTGCCGTTTCCGCTGATCATTGCAGCCGCCGCGCTGATCGGCGTCTTCCTCGACAAAGCGGGCGCCCTGGCCGAGGCCAATGCAAAAACCGCGGCCAGCGAACTGCATATGCGAATCGAAATGCCGGAGTGGGCGCGGCCGAACTGGAGGAGGTTCCTCGCCACTCTCGCGGTTTGGCTGGCGATCTGGTTCGTCCCGCTGTTCGCGCTCCACGCAGCCCTCGGCAGCGCCAACGTCTTTGCCGTCGAAGCTTCGTTTTTCTCGACAATGGCGACCGTCACCTTTGGAGGCGCCTACGCGGTGCTGGCCTATGTGGCGCAGCAGGCGGTGGAGGTTTACGGCTGGCTTCGGCCGGACGAAATGCTGACCGGCCTCGGGCTCGCGGAGACCACGCCTGGTCCGTTGATCCTGGTGCTGGTGTTTGTCGGCTTTCTGGGCGGCGCCCGTCTCTCCGGCCTCGATGCTCTGACCGGCGGCGTACTGGGCGCGGCGGTAACGCTGTGGTTCACCTTCGTGCCGTGTTTTTTGTGGATTTTCGTCGGTGCGCCCTATGTCGAAACGGTGCGCAATGTGCGCTGGCTTGCCAGCGCACTGTCGGCCGTCACCGCCGCAGTCGTCGGCATCATCGCCAATCTCGCAGTCTGGTTCGCGCTGCATGTGCTTTTTGCACATGTGGGCGAATGGGTAATCGGGCCGTTTGTTCTGCCGAAGCCTGATCTCGCCACGATCGACCTGGCGGCGGCGGCCATAGCCATTGCTGCCGGCATCGCGCTCATCCGCTATCACCGGAACATGATCGCCGTACTCGTCGCGGCCGCGTTGGCCGGAATGATCTGGACGCTGGTATAG
- a CDS encoding DEAD/DEAH box helicase, which yields MTDFDTMAPPLKAALAARGYDRLTPVQSAMLGAEAQSADLLVSAQTGSGKTVAFGIAIAPTLLAGSPRFGPAGLPLALIVAPTRELAMQVRREFEWLYRETGARIGSCVGGMDMRTERRALADGAHIVVGTPGRLRDHITRGSLDISELRAVVLDEADEMLDLGFRDDLEFILAAAPDERRTLMFSATVPNPIAQLAKRFQRDALRITATGESSQHSDIEYQQILVAPADRENAIINTLLFFDSQNTIIFCHTREAVKHLASRLGNRGFPVVALSGELSQAERTNALQSMRDGRARVCVATDVAARGIDLPNLDLVIHADMPTNPDTLLHRSGRTGRAGRKGTCTLIVPYHRRNAAARVLKLAKLTARTVPAPSASDIERHNKERILEDPALAVTPGDDEIAFVRELMNAHSAEHIAAAYLRLQLAARPAPEELLDAPSSFVERGQREPRPESAPRDRSDFTNGVWFRISVGRKHRAEPRWLLPMICKAGHVTKRAVGSIKILDTESQFEISGDKAESFWAAVRENGTGEKGVTIQRLDGKAPFRTEPSNEAAPPSWNSTKKGKFKPKSKPRPEASTGAPPPKKAKKKRPKP from the coding sequence ATGACCGATTTCGACACGATGGCGCCGCCGCTGAAGGCTGCGCTCGCGGCCCGTGGCTACGACAGGCTGACACCCGTGCAAAGCGCAATGCTCGGCGCGGAAGCACAAAGCGCCGACCTGCTCGTCTCGGCGCAGACCGGCTCGGGCAAGACGGTAGCGTTCGGCATCGCGATCGCGCCTACGCTTCTGGCCGGCTCGCCGCGATTTGGTCCGGCCGGTCTGCCGCTGGCGCTGATCGTTGCACCGACGCGCGAACTCGCCATGCAGGTGCGCCGCGAATTCGAGTGGCTCTATCGCGAGACGGGAGCGCGCATCGGCTCCTGCGTCGGCGGCATGGATATGCGCACCGAGCGCCGGGCGCTGGCCGATGGCGCGCATATCGTGGTCGGCACACCCGGTCGACTACGCGACCACATCACGCGCGGTTCGCTCGATATTTCGGAACTCCGCGCCGTCGTGCTCGACGAGGCCGACGAGATGCTCGATCTGGGTTTCCGCGACGATCTCGAATTCATTCTCGCCGCCGCGCCCGACGAGCGGCGGACGCTGATGTTTTCCGCCACGGTTCCCAATCCGATCGCGCAGTTGGCAAAGCGCTTCCAGCGCGATGCGCTGCGGATCACGGCCACGGGCGAAAGCAGCCAGCATAGCGACATCGAATACCAGCAGATCCTGGTAGCGCCGGCCGACCGCGAAAACGCCATCATCAACACGCTGCTGTTTTTCGATTCACAGAACACCATCATCTTTTGCCATACCCGCGAGGCGGTGAAGCATCTGGCAAGCCGTCTTGGCAATCGCGGCTTTCCTGTCGTGGCGCTGTCGGGCGAACTCAGCCAGGCCGAGCGCACCAACGCGCTGCAATCGATGCGCGACGGGCGCGCCCGCGTTTGCGTCGCGACCGACGTCGCCGCCCGCGGCATCGACCTGCCCAATCTCGATCTTGTCATCCATGCCGACATGCCGACCAATCCCGACACGCTTCTGCATCGCAGCGGGCGCACCGGTCGCGCCGGCCGCAAGGGCACCTGCACGCTGATCGTGCCCTATCATCGGCGCAATGCCGCGGCGCGCGTGCTGAAACTTGCCAAGCTCACGGCACGGACCGTTCCCGCGCCGAGCGCGAGCGATATCGAAAGGCACAACAAGGAGCGCATTCTCGAAGACCCGGCCCTAGCGGTGACGCCGGGCGACGACGAGATCGCATTCGTCAGGGAACTGATGAACGCCCACAGCGCCGAGCATATCGCCGCAGCCTATCTCCGCCTTCAATTAGCGGCACGCCCTGCCCCGGAAGAACTCCTCGACGCACCTTCGAGCTTCGTCGAGCGGGGTCAGCGCGAGCCTCGCCCGGAAAGCGCGCCACGGGACCGAAGCGATTTCACAAACGGCGTGTGGTTTCGCATCTCGGTGGGCCGCAAGCATCGCGCCGAGCCGCGCTGGCTTCTGCCGATGATCTGCAAGGCCGGCCACGTCACCAAACGCGCCGTCGGCTCGATCAAGATTCTCGATACCGAAAGCCAGTTCGAGATCTCCGGCGACAAGGCGGAAAGCTTCTGGGCGGCGGTCAGGGAAAACGGAACGGGCGAAAAGGGCGTCACCATTCAACGTCTCGATGGCAAGGCCCCGTTCAGAACCGAGCCTTCCAACGAAGCCGCGCCACCTTCGTGGAACAGCACGAAAAAGGGCAAGTTCAAACCGAAGAGCAAGCCACGGCCGGAGGCTTCGACCGGCGCACCTCCGCCAAAGAAAGCCAAGAAGAAGCGGCCGAAGCCGTAA
- a CDS encoding 50S ribosomal protein L25/general stress protein Ctc, translated as MSHDTYELKAEAREQVGKGSAREVRRNGKVPAVIYGDKQPPLAIALSYKDIYYKIHGGGFLTTIATIDVGGKKVQVLPKDYQLDPVRDFPMHVDFLRIGKDTEVNVNVPVHFINEEKSPGIKRGGVLNIVRHEVEFHCPANAIPDSITVDLTGTDIGDSIHISAVKLPAGIKPVISDRDFTIATVASSSAMKPEAAEEAAPEAEEEEAAEEE; from the coding sequence ATGAGCCACGACACTTACGAGCTCAAGGCCGAAGCACGCGAACAGGTCGGTAAGGGGTCCGCCCGTGAAGTTCGCCGCAACGGCAAAGTGCCTGCAGTCATCTACGGCGACAAGCAGCCTCCCCTGGCGATCGCCCTGTCTTATAAGGACATCTATTACAAGATTCATGGCGGCGGCTTTCTGACCACCATCGCCACGATCGACGTCGGCGGCAAGAAGGTCCAGGTCCTGCCCAAGGACTATCAGCTCGACCCCGTCCGCGACTTCCCGATGCATGTGGATTTCCTGCGCATCGGCAAGGACACCGAGGTCAACGTCAACGTGCCGGTCCACTTCATCAATGAAGAGAAGTCGCCCGGCATCAAGCGCGGCGGCGTGCTGAACATCGTGCGCCACGAAGTCGAATTCCACTGCCCGGCCAATGCGATCCCCGATTCCATCACGGTCGATCTCACCGGCACCGATATTGGCGATTCGATCCACATTTCGGCGGTCAAGTTGCCGGCAGGCATCAAGCCGGTCATCTCCGATCGCGACTTCACCATCGCGACCGTCGCAAGTTCCTCGGCCATGAAGCCGGAAGCCGCCGAAGAGGCGGCCCCCGAAGCCGAAGAAGAAGAAGCGGCCGAAGAGGAATAA
- the pth gene encoding aminoacyl-tRNA hydrolase translates to MRLFAGLGNPGAKYANHRHNVGFMAADAIARRHDFSPWSKKFHGLVAEGNLGGERVILIKPQTFMNLSGQSVGEAMRFYKLTPADLTVFYDELDLAAGKVRVKVGGGAGGHNGIRSLDQHIGKDYRRVRIGIGHPGVKELVSPHVLGDFAKSDKVWLEPLLDAIAGSAELLVKRDDSSFMNKVSLAAAGGDKAKPEPDRPAPKQQSHIRQARQQAPSVKAPDTGPMAAMLRKLFGSKK, encoded by the coding sequence GTGCGTCTCTTTGCTGGTCTTGGCAATCCGGGTGCGAAATACGCCAATCACCGGCACAATGTCGGCTTCATGGCGGCGGACGCGATCGCCCGCCGCCATGATTTTTCGCCCTGGTCGAAAAAGTTCCATGGCCTTGTCGCCGAAGGAAATCTCGGCGGCGAAAGAGTCATCCTCATCAAGCCCCAGACATTCATGAACCTGTCCGGCCAATCCGTCGGAGAGGCGATGCGGTTCTACAAACTGACACCGGCCGATCTCACGGTATTCTATGATGAACTCGATCTGGCGGCCGGCAAGGTGCGCGTGAAGGTCGGCGGCGGCGCCGGAGGGCACAACGGCATCCGCTCGCTCGACCAACATATCGGCAAGGACTACCGCCGCGTGCGCATCGGCATCGGCCATCCCGGCGTCAAGGAACTGGTTTCACCGCACGTACTGGGCGACTTCGCCAAATCCGACAAGGTGTGGCTGGAGCCGCTGCTTGACGCAATCGCGGGCAGTGCCGAACTCCTGGTCAAACGCGACGATTCGAGTTTCATGAACAAAGTCAGCCTTGCCGCTGCCGGCGGCGACAAGGCGAAGCCGGAGCCGGACCGCCCTGCCCCGAAACAACAAAGCCATATACGCCAGGCGCGGCAGCAGGCCCCCTCCGTGAAGGCTCCAGATACAGGGCCGATGGCCGCGATGCTGAGAAAGCTCTTCGGCAGCAAGAAGTAG